Proteins encoded in a region of the Mariprofundus ferrinatatus genome:
- a CDS encoding (2Fe-2S) ferredoxin domain-containing protein: protein MTKPQMMPYKRHAILCCGKSCGENLPLLNYLKEQVIAAGLTVGDPNAVRVNRAGCLGVCLEGPIMVVYPEGVWYYGLNEEAIDRIVEEHFQGGKVVEEFAFYQM from the coding sequence ACAAACGCCATGCCATTCTCTGCTGCGGCAAGAGTTGTGGTGAAAACCTGCCGCTGCTCAATTACCTGAAAGAGCAGGTGATTGCAGCTGGACTGACAGTGGGCGACCCCAATGCGGTGCGCGTTAACCGTGCCGGCTGCCTCGGCGTCTGCCTTGAGGGACCGATCATGGTCGTCTATCCCGAGGGGGTCTGGTATTACGGCCTCAATGAGGAGGCGATTGATCGCATCGTTGAAGAACATTTCCAGGGCGGAAAAGTCGTCGAAGAGTTCGCTTTTTATCAGATGTAA